From the genome of Odocoileus virginianus isolate 20LAN1187 ecotype Illinois unplaced genomic scaffold, Ovbor_1.2 Unplaced_Scaffold_23, whole genome shotgun sequence:
ACCAGCCCCTTCCGAGTGCCTGGGGCAGCACTGATCACTCCCAGGGACCCCTGCTCTCACTCACCCAGCACAGGGCACCTCTCACACCTCACCTTGCAATTGGGAAAATGCTTTGGGCCAAAGTCAAAGGCACAGAGACTACCGAGACAGAGGCATTCCTCGAGGTGAGGAGGAACGTGATGACTCAGCACAACCCCAGCATTTCCAGGGGACCAGGTTCCCGAAAGCACTTTCTGGTACGCACCCACTTAGTGCCCACAGTCACCCTGGGGGCtgttcctccctttcccctcgTGTGCAGAAGGGGccaactggggctcagagagttggacagacATTCCCACGACTCACAGCTGGAAGCTGCCCGGGTCCCCCTGAGTCCCCAGTTCGGGAGGGGAAGTGCTCACCTCGTGAAGAGAAGGTCCAGCACCTGCTTGGGGGCACCAAAAGCCCTGTAGGTTCCCAGGAATGTGGCGAGGTAGGCGGGGTGACGGCCCAGGAAGACAGGCACCAGGTTGCCCACCAACGTCTCCAGTCTGCATCTCTGGACGCTCCACACCCTGCAGGTCTCATTCCTGTCCCCTGCGGACACACTTTCCCCCTGGGGTGGAACACAGCAGAGACACGAGTCAGAGGCGGAACCAAAGACTCCAGGAAGGCAGGGGCTGGAGCTCAGACTGAGTCCCCAAGCGTCCAGgactcagggcaggaggaggggcaggagtgCCCTCCTCAGGATAAACGTCCTGGCATCACGAGTGAACTGGCACTGGGCCATGGTTACGTGTGTTAGCGTCTCGGGGCAGTTTGTATTGGACAGCTCCCCGGGTGTTAACTGCATCATCCCTGTGGTGGTGTCCAAAACTTCCCATTCTGTGGATGAGAACTGGGGTGAGAGGGGCTGATCCTGGGGTGAGAGACATCAGGATTCTCAGGCCCACATGGATACCTGGGGATGGATTTAGTACAGGATAAACTGTAGAAAAATGCAGACAGGCTCCTTGGGGACATTAAGTGAAATCCTATCACAGTCTCCTTCTGAGAGTCCCACATGGAAGTGAAGAGTGATTTTGCATCTGGACAAGTCAGGGCCTGGGCCGCAAGGGCGCTTCAGAGAGCTGACAGTGTCAGGTTCCTCTGGGAGCAGGACTGCAGGAAGGACCCAGGGGCGTGCCAGGGTGGCTCTGGGATCCAGAACGTCCTGGGTGTCAGGTCTTCTCCCACCTGGCACTCACCCTGTGCCCTCCCTGGGCTCTGTCGCTCGTGAGGGGCTCCTGCCCCTCGTGCAGAgatgtggagcaggggctctgagGACTGGCTCCTGTCTGCAGTTCCGTGAGGAGCCCTGTGAACAAGTGCCCGGCAGCCGGGCAGAAAGTCTCAGGCCACCGGCCAGCTGCCTGTGGTGCTTCTCGGACCCCAGACAGCTCCCCTCCAGACACACGCCCACCACTCTCTGCACAGACCTCCACCGAGGACGCAGACAGCCGACCACCTGACAGCCTTGGGTCCACACTGGCACAGAGCCGAGCACCTCAGGGATCCTGCTTCCCCACTGCCAGCCTGTCCTCAGGTGTGACCGTGACAGGACCACCAGGTCACCACATGCCCAACAACCTGCTACTGCCCAGAGGGAGAACCTCCCCTCAAGTCCCCCTCCCCCGCACATGGAGATGAGGGCAGCTGGCGCTGCCCAGGGAGGGCTCCCAGTGGCGGCCAGGCCTGGTGTGGCCAGCTCTATGTTGACTGGGATTACCTTAGGTGACCTCCGGATAAAGGACCAGAGGCATCCAGGTTGAGTGCTGAACTGCCTGAAACATCTGAAAAACCTCTCCCTCCAGGGTTTCCTGAAGCAGAAGCCCTGGCCAGTCGAGACACAGCTGGAGAACATCCTTCTGGATGAAGACTCTCCAGCCAAGTGAGCCCCAACTGGCTGTGGTGCTGTTGCTAGAAGGTGGGTGCCTGGTTACAGGGTTCCGAGTTCTGTTAGGGTCTGCCATCGAGGAAGTGACTTCACCACCCGGGGGCCCCTTCCTTGGATTGACAGTTGACACCCCTGCACATAGCCCTCAGGATCCTGACCGCTCATCCCTCATCCACGCAGCCCCGGCCCTTACACTTTTGCACCACACAGCCCTCCACACAGCTCCTGGGCAGGCTGTGTGTGCAGCTCTGAGTTGACAGACCTGGGCCCAGACTCACCTCCCGTTTCCCACCTGTTCTCCGTCCTGGATGAGTCCCTGTCTCTCAAAGCCTGTTGGTGTCCCCACCTGCACACCGGGGATGATGCCCGCAGGGACTTCTAGCAATGTCCTCAGACATAGGTGGGACGAGACCTGGAAAATATGG
Proteins encoded in this window:
- the LOC139033621 gene encoding uncharacterized protein, with the protein product MRVSSHLCLRTLLEVPAGIIPGVQVGTPTGFERQGLIQDGEQVGNGSVDPRLSGGRLSASSVEVCAESGGRVSGGELSGVREAPQAAGRWPETFCPAAGHLFTGLLTELQTGASPQSPCSTSLHEGQEPLTSDRAQGGHRDQPLSPQFSSTEWEVLDTTTGMMQLTPGELSNTNCPETLTHVTMAQCQFTLLDAWGLSLSSSPCLPGVFGSASDSCLCCVPPQGESVSAGDRNETCRVWSVQRCRLETLVGNLVPVFLGRHPAYLATFLGTYRAFGAPKQVLDLLFTRYGCILPYCDEDSGPLHQLKTAMASILGTWLQVYPEDFLQSPERPCLKMLLAYVQLSMPDSDLEQRARHLLAQLETLEPTEAEGHAPAGEAALETSPDLEPTAPLLPATAPQSEQAQSPAPIQVQGLYQINMPAPNPVLQRAHAMALP